The following proteins are co-located in the Helicobacter acinonychis genome:
- a CDS encoding SIR2 family NAD-dependent protein deacylase yields the protein MKNLVILSGAGISAESGIKTFRDANGLWEGHDIMEVASPYGWKKNPQKVLDFYNQRCRQLFEVYPNKAHKTLAELEKHYQVNIITQNVDDLHERAGSSCILHLHGELLSVRSEKDPHLVYRWEKDLNLGDLAQDKVQLRPDIVWFGEAVPLLKEAISLVKQAHVLIIIGTSLQVYPAASLYTHAHKDALIYYIDPKAKNAHLPQNIQCINESAVNAMHNLMPKLIEMAS from the coding sequence GTGAAAAATTTAGTGATCTTAAGTGGGGCTGGCATTTCAGCAGAAAGTGGGATTAAAACCTTTAGAGACGCCAATGGCTTGTGGGAAGGGCATGACATCATGGAAGTCGCTTCGCCTTATGGCTGGAAAAAGAACCCACAAAAAGTGTTGGATTTTTACAATCAAAGGTGCAGACAGCTTTTTGAAGTCTATCCTAACAAAGCCCACAAGACTCTAGCGGAATTAGAAAAACACTATCAAGTCAATATTATCACCCAAAATGTAGATGATTTGCATGAAAGGGCGGGCTCTTCTTGCATTTTACACTTGCATGGGGAATTGTTGAGCGTTCGCAGTGAAAAAGATCCTCATTTGGTTTATAGGTGGGAAAAGGACTTGAATTTAGGCGATTTAGCCCAAGATAAAGTGCAATTACGCCCTGATATTGTGTGGTTTGGCGAAGCTGTCCCCTTGCTTAAAGAAGCGATTTCTTTAGTCAAACAAGCGCATGTTTTAATCATCATTGGCACTTCTTTGCAAGTCTATCCCGCAGCCAGTCTCTACACGCATGCCCATAAAGACGCTCTTATTTATTACATTGACCCTAAAGCTAAAAACGCCCATTTACCCCAAAATATCCAATGCATTAATGAAAGTGCAGTGAATGCCATGCATAATTTAATGCCTAAACTCATAGAGATGGCCTCTTAA
- a CDS encoding NAD(P)H-quinone oxidoreductase subunit 3: protein MQQATEALNHPYFGVFILLVFTFWVFNLTLRIQRFLSRKMAQKKGEKLKLAPYECGPVALKQPNRVSHHFYIMAMLFILFDVEIVFMFPWAIDFKKLGLFGLVEMLGFVFFLTIGFIYALKRNALSWQNLEVK from the coding sequence ATGCAACAAGCCACAGAAGCATTGAATCACCCCTATTTTGGCGTTTTTATTTTACTGGTATTCACTTTTTGGGTGTTTAACTTAACCTTAAGGATCCAAAGGTTTTTAAGCCGAAAGATGGCTCAAAAAAAGGGCGAAAAGCTCAAGCTCGCTCCCTATGAGTGTGGACCTGTGGCTCTCAAGCAACCTAATAGAGTGTCGCACCATTTCTATATCATGGCCATGCTTTTTATTTTATTTGATGTAGAGATCGTTTTCATGTTCCCTTGGGCGATTGATTTTAAAAAGTTAGGCTTGTTTGGGCTCGTTGAAATGCTAGGCTTTGTTTTCTTTTTAACGATTGGTTTTATTTACGCTTTAAAGCGAAATGCTTTGAGTTGGCAAAATTTAGAGGTGAAATAA
- a CDS encoding NuoB/complex I 20 kDa subunit family protein, whose translation MQQAPVVLSTLDKLLNWGRSNSLWPLTYGLACCAIEMMATGGSRFDFDRFGTIFRASPRQSDVMIIAGTLTKKHAEFMRRLYDQMPEPKWVISMGSCANTGGMFNTYATVQGADRIIPVDIYLPGCAPRPETLQYALMVLQDKIRRSKAIKQDAPKRLV comes from the coding sequence ATGCAACAAGCACCGGTTGTTCTAAGCACTTTGGATAAATTATTGAATTGGGGGCGTTCTAATTCGCTTTGGCCCTTAACCTATGGCTTGGCGTGTTGTGCGATTGAGATGATGGCAACAGGGGGTTCAAGGTTTGATTTTGATAGATTTGGCACGATCTTTAGAGCGAGTCCTAGACAATCTGATGTGATGATTATCGCTGGCACGCTCACTAAAAAACATGCCGAGTTTATGCGTAGGCTTTATGATCAAATGCCTGAGCCTAAATGGGTGATTTCTATGGGGAGTTGCGCTAATACGGGTGGGATGTTTAACACTTATGCGACCGTTCAAGGAGCGGATAGGATCATTCCTGTGGATATTTATTTACCCGGTTGTGCACCACGCCCAGAGACTTTACAATACGCTCTTATGGTTTTGCAAGATAAAATCAGACGCTCTAAAGCGATCAAACAAGATGCCCCAAAAAGGTTAGTGTAA
- a CDS encoding NADH-quinone oxidoreductase subunit C: protein MVRKQSPYEDVQKQSRQHDPYKIIEPTPKKYLEGSAYEVIYNHLSYKHEILDKYIETNTAVFWIKKEDIFSIATILRHLGYESLSEMSAIDLCAKKGHFELFYQFVGFSDSCKNRRRVRIKCVLLPNESVDSLSFLYRSANWSEREAYDMFGIVFDKHPYLKRLIMPHDWVGHPLLRSYPLKGDEFAQWYEVDKIFGKEYREVVGKEQRDSARVDEKDTFNFAKIGYEQGKGEELKEIEEKHVFKKIPFVKDLHKMTPTILKKRL, encoded by the coding sequence ATGGTAAGAAAACAATCCCCCTATGAAGATGTGCAAAAACAATCACGCCAGCATGACCCCTATAAAATCATAGAGCCTACCCCTAAAAAATATTTAGAGGGCAGTGCTTATGAAGTTATCTATAACCACCTTTCTTACAAGCATGAAATTTTAGACAAATACATAGAAACTAACACGGCTGTGTTTTGGATCAAAAAAGAAGATATTTTTTCTATCGCTACGATTTTACGGCATTTGGGGTATGAATCTTTAAGCGAGATGAGTGCGATAGATTTATGCGCTAAAAAAGGGCATTTTGAATTGTTTTATCAATTTGTGGGTTTTAGCGACAGTTGTAAAAACCGCCGTAGGGTGCGTATAAAATGCGTTTTATTGCCTAATGAGAGCGTGGATTCTTTAAGTTTTTTATACCGATCGGCTAATTGGAGCGAAAGGGAAGCGTATGATATGTTTGGCATTGTGTTTGACAAACACCCCTATTTAAAACGCCTTATCATGCCGCATGATTGGGTAGGACACCCCTTGTTGCGCTCTTATCCGCTTAAGGGCGATGAATTTGCCCAATGGTATGAGGTGGATAAGATTTTTGGTAAAGAATACAGAGAAGTGGTGGGTAAAGAGCAACGAGACAGTGCGAGAGTGGATGAAAAAGACACTTTCAATTTTGCAAAAATTGGCTATGAGCAAGGCAAGGGCGAAGAGTTGAAAGAAATAGAAGAAAAACATGTGTTTAAAAAAATCCCTTTTGTCAAAGATTTACACAAAATGACCCCTACTATCTTAAAAAAGAGATTATAA
- the nuoD gene encoding NADH dehydrogenase (quinone) subunit D, protein MAQNFTKLNPQFENIIFEHDDNQMVLNFGPQHPSSHGQLRLILELEGERIIKATPEIGYLHRGCEKLGENMTYNEYMPTTDRLDYTSSASNNYAYAHAVETLLNLEIPRRAQVIRTILLELNRMISHIFFISVHALDVGAMSVFLYAFKTREHGLDLMEDYCGARLTHNAIRIGGVPLDLPPNWLEGLKKFLGEMRECKKLIQGLLDKNRIWRMRLENVGVVTPKMAQSWGMSGIMLRGTGIAYDIRKEEPYELYRELDFDVPVGNYGDSYDRYCLYMLEIDESIRIIEQLIPMYAKTDTPIMAQNPHYISAPKEDIMTQNYALMQHFVLVAQGMRPPIGEVYAPTESPKGELGFFIHSEGESYPHRLKIRAPSFYHIGSLGDILVGQYLADAVTVIGSTNAVFGEVDR, encoded by the coding sequence ATGGCTCAAAATTTCACGAAACTCAACCCCCAATTTGAAAACATCATTTTTGAACATGACGATAACCAAATGGTGCTAAACTTTGGCCCCCAACACCCCTCTAGCCATGGGCAATTGCGCTTGATTTTAGAATTAGAGGGCGAAAGAATCATTAAGGCTACCCCTGAAATTGGCTACTTGCACAGGGGTTGTGAGAAGTTGGGCGAAAACATGACCTATAATGAATACATGCCCACTACTGATAGGTTGGATTACACTTCTTCTGCTAGCAATAATTACGCTTACGCCCATGCGGTAGAGACCTTGCTCAATTTAGAAATCCCACGCCGAGCGCAAGTGATCCGCACGATTTTACTAGAGCTTAACCGCATGATTTCACACATCTTTTTTATCAGCGTGCATGCTTTAGATGTGGGGGCGATGAGCGTGTTTTTGTATGCGTTTAAGACAAGGGAACATGGGTTGGATTTGATGGAGGATTATTGCGGAGCTAGGCTCACGCATAACGCTATAAGGATTGGGGGCGTGCCTTTAGATTTACCCCCTAACTGGCTAGAAGGCTTGAAAAAATTCTTAGGCGAAATGAGGGAATGCAAAAAACTCATTCAAGGCTTATTGGATAAAAACCGCATTTGGCGGATGCGTTTGGAAAATGTGGGCGTTGTCACGCCAAAAATGGCGCAAAGTTGGGGCATGAGCGGTATCATGTTAAGAGGAACGGGAATTGCCTATGATATTAGAAAAGAAGAGCCTTACGAACTTTATAGAGAGCTTGATTTTGATGTGCCGGTGGGCAATTATGGCGATAGCTATGACAGGTATTGTTTGTATATGTTAGAAATTGATGAAAGCATTCGCATCATTGAACAACTCATTCCTATGTATGCCAAAACCGATACGCCTATTATGGCTCAAAATCCGCATTACATTTCTGCCCCTAAAGAAGATATAATGACGCAAAACTACGCCTTGATGCAGCATTTTGTTTTAGTCGCTCAAGGCATGCGTCCGCCCATTGGGGAAGTGTATGCTCCCACAGAAAGCCCTAAAGGGGAATTAGGGTTTTTTATCCATTCAGAGGGCGAGTCTTACCCACATAGATTAAAAATCAGAGCCCCAAGCTTTTATCACATTGGATCGTTAGGCGATATTTTAGTGGGGCAGTATTTAGCGGATGCGGTAACCGTGATTGGATCAACCAATGCGGTATTTGGCGAGGTGGATAGATGA
- a CDS encoding NADH-ubiquinone oxidoreductase subunit E family protein, which produces MKRFDLRPLKADIFERLEELIEKEMQFGEVAIFMFEVGDFSNIPKSAEFIQTKGHELLNSLRFNQADWTIVVRKKA; this is translated from the coding sequence ATGAAACGCTTTGATTTACGCCCCTTAAAAGCGGATATTTTTGAACGATTAGAAGAATTGATTGAAAAAGAAATGCAATTTGGTGAAGTCGCCATTTTTATGTTTGAAGTGGGGGATTTTTCCAATATCCCTAAAAGCGCTGAATTTATTCAAACTAAAGGGCATGAGCTTCTCAATTCTTTGCGTTTCAATCAAGCGGATTGGACGATTGTCGTGAGAAAAAAGGCTTGA